From a region of the Pristis pectinata isolate sPriPec2 chromosome 2, sPriPec2.1.pri, whole genome shotgun sequence genome:
- the LOC127567518 gene encoding zinc finger protein 501-like, with the protein MENTQQLDSMALQSTEVPQKEIMSKVSKGSERRQRSRNGQKLFICSECGKSFNKYSHLKLHLLVHTGEKPFKCRVCEKDFNHPSSLRKHEITHTGEKPFKCSDCEKSFNDSSNLSRHKRIHSGEKPFKCNMCEKEFTYSHHLLSHQRTHTGEKPYQCPTCKKEFSQSSSLVMHQRTHADKRPYKCGACGKRFQLSRHLVNHRCTHAGEKPLEYKKEFKRDSSLAKHKRLITGELLSKCTFCSKMFRLSHNLMNQKHLRAGEKPYQCSACRLKFNQRSTLMKYQHVGEKPHLCSICDKGFKGSSTLTHHIITGSSPHHCTGCGKSFKNSSNHIQHQAVRMEERPYRLAGYRKSFKRAYKGCTQFIEPSERSHRKDSIQMYEMQESL; encoded by the coding sequence ATGGAGAACACACAGCAACTAGATTCTATGGCTCTTCAGTCTACTGAGGTGCCCCAAAAGGAGATAATGTCAAAGGTTTCCAAAGGGTCAGAACGTCGGCAGCGTTCCCGAAATGGACAGAAGCTCTTCATCTGCTCTGAGTGTGGCAAGAGCTTTAACAAATATTCACAcctcaaactgcatctgctgGTGCATACAGGGGAAAAGCCCTTTAAATGCCGTGTCTGTGAGAAGGATTTCAATCACCCATCCAGCCTCCGGAAACATGAGATCACACACACAGGAGAGAAGCCATTCAAATGCTCTGACTGTGAAAAGAGTTTCAATGACTCGTCAAATCTGTCCCGTCACAAACGCATTCACAGTGGTGAGAAGCCATTCAAATGCAACATGTGTGAGAAAGAATTCACTTACTCTCACCATCTATTGTCACACCAGCGCACACATACAGGAGAGAAGCCATATCAGTGCCCAACATGCAAGAAAGAATTCAGCCAATCCTCCTCATTAGTGATGCACCAGCGGACACATGCTGACAAGAGGCCCTATAAGTGTGGCGCATGTGGGAAGAGGTTCCAGTTGTCACGCCATTTGGTGAATCATCGTTGCACACATGCAGGAGAAAAACCACTGGAATACAAGAAAGAGTTCAAGCGGGATTCTAGTTTGGCAAAACATAAGCGGCTCATTACAGGAGAGCTGCTATCTAAATGTACCTTTTGTAGCAAGATGTTCCGTCTGTCACACAACCTAATGAACCAGAAGCATTTGCGTGCTGGTGAGAAGCCATATCAATGCTCTGCATGTAGGCTTAAGTTCAACCAGCGCTCAACTCTGATGAAGTATCAACATGTAGGGGAGAAACCACATTTGTGTTCCATTTGTGACAAAGGGTTCAAGGGCTCCAGCACACTGACACACCACATCATTACTGGCAGCAGCCCTCATCATTGCACTGGCTGTGGAAAGAGTTTCAAGAACTCATCCAATCACATTCAGCACCAGGCTGTGCGCATGGAAGAACGGCCATATAGACTTGCTGGTTACAGGAAGAGCTTCAAGCGTGCGTATAAAGGGTGCACACAGTTTATTGAACCATCAGAACGTTCACACAGGAAGGACTCCATCCAAATGTACGAGATGCAGGAAAGCCTTTAG